A region of Sulfurimonas sp. DNA encodes the following proteins:
- the trpC gene encoding indole-3-glycerol phosphate synthase TrpC, translating into MILDDIIEKTKEDLIKREKEFSLDWLGRSLAFNARVPRDVFPYLKATLQDPYRIITEVKKASPSKGVIRENFDPLEIAQAYERGGASAISILTEPHFFQGSLDYLGGIRRYVGIPLLRKDFIVSKYQILEAMVHGADFILLIATALSKKDLKELLAYTRHLGMEALVEVHDKTDLIKAIYAGSDIIGINHRNLKTFEMNMNLCYDLIPLIPNGKIIVAESGIYEHGQLEDLSKAGVDAFLVGESLMRTDNEEEALRKLKFG; encoded by the coding sequence ATGATTTTAGATGATATTATAGAAAAAACAAAAGAAGATTTAATTAAAAGAGAAAAAGAGTTTTCACTTGATTGGTTAGGTCGTTCACTTGCGTTTAATGCAAGAGTTCCAAGAGATGTTTTCCCTTATTTAAAAGCAACCCTACAAGACCCATATAGAATAATAACAGAGGTAAAAAAAGCCTCACCATCAAAAGGGGTTATTCGTGAGAACTTTGACCCATTAGAGATTGCTCAAGCCTATGAGCGAGGTGGAGCAAGTGCTATATCTATTCTGACAGAACCTCACTTTTTTCAAGGTTCATTAGACTATCTTGGTGGAATTAGAAGGTATGTTGGTATCCCACTTTTAAGAAAAGATTTTATTGTTTCTAAATATCAGATATTAGAAGCAATGGTTCACGGTGCGGACTTTATTCTATTAATAGCTACGGCACTTTCTAAAAAAGATTTAAAAGAACTTTTAGCATATACAAGACATCTTGGTATGGAAGCTTTAGTAGAAGTACATGACAAAACAGATTTAATAAAAGCTATATATGCAGGTAGTGATATTATAGGTATTAATCATAGAAATTTAAAAACTTTTGAAATGAATATGAATTTATGTTATGACCTAATACCTCTAATACCAAATGGTAAAATAATTGTAGCTGAGAGTGGCATCTATGAACACGGTCAACTAGAAGATTTAAGTAAAGCAGGAGTAGACGCTTTTCTTGTTGGCGAATCTCTAATGAGAACAGACAACGAGGAAGAAGCTCTAAGAAAACTAAAATTTGGTTAA
- a CDS encoding YkgJ family cysteine cluster protein yields the protein MKKDGFDYTFDSSACFSCEGRCCTGDSGYIFVTKNEIEKISKLLSVEENNFVKNYLFKKGYKYSIKEMKYNDSYECIFYDRDIKACSIYDERPSQCRTFPFWDYYKIRLDELKQECPGVKMKDKDV from the coding sequence ATGAAAAAGGATGGCTTTGATTATACTTTTGATTCTAGTGCTTGTTTTAGTTGTGAAGGTCGATGTTGCACTGGAGATAGTGGATATATTTTTGTTACAAAGAATGAGATAGAAAAAATCAGTAAACTTTTATCTGTAGAAGAAAATAATTTTGTTAAAAATTATCTATTTAAAAAAGGATATAAGTACTCTATAAAAGAGATGAAGTATAATGATTCTTATGAATGTATATTTTATGATAGAGATATAAAAGCTTGTAGCATCTACGATGAAAGACCATCTCAGTGTAGAACTTTTCCTTTTTGGGATTATTACAAAATACGATTAGATGAGTTAAAACAAGAGTGTCCAGGAGTAAAGATGAAGGATAAAGATGTATAA
- a CDS encoding tRNA1(Val) (adenine(37)-N6)-methyltransferase produces the protein MLLYQPQSGYNYNSDSLLLYDFINSFKPRGRVLDIGAGCGIVGLLVARDNPKIELEAVEKQDIFVSYALVNARVNKIKYKIQKEDVLNFYESQKYDFIFSNPPFYNEGSKQSKDNMLFNARYNVNLPIDKFFKKISRLLKPQAHFIFCYEASQFSLICAELHRVKLRVVDVRFVHSKVNKKAFLVLIHVRNSSKSLMNVLPPLITMDSDNYTQEVEKIFKKASTHSIKCQL, from the coding sequence ATGCTTCTATATCAACCTCAGTCAGGTTATAACTACAATAGTGATTCTCTTCTTTTATATGATTTTATAAACTCTTTTAAGCCTCGTGGTAGAGTCTTGGATATAGGGGCAGGTTGCGGAATAGTTGGACTTTTAGTCGCACGGGATAATCCAAAAATAGAACTAGAAGCAGTTGAAAAACAAGATATATTTGTTTCTTATGCTTTAGTTAATGCAAGAGTTAATAAAATAAAATATAAAATCCAAAAAGAAGATGTTTTGAATTTTTATGAGAGTCAAAAGTATGATTTTATTTTTTCCAATCCTCCTTTTTATAATGAAGGAAGTAAACAAAGTAAAGATAATATGTTGTTTAATGCAAGGTATAATGTCAACTTACCAATAGATAAATTTTTTAAAAAAATTTCAAGACTTTTAAAGCCTCAAGCACATTTTATATTTTGCTATGAAGCTTCACAGTTTTCTCTAATATGCGCAGAGTTACATAGAGTAAAATTAAGAGTCGTTGATGTAAGATTTGTCCACTCTAAAGTAAATAAAAAGGCTTTTTTAGTGTTAATACATGTAAGAAATAGTTCAAAATCACTTATGAATGTATTACCTCCGTTAATTACAATGGATAGTGACAACTATACGCAAGAAGTAGAAAAAATTTTTAAAAAAGCGTCTACTCATAGTATAAAGTGCCAACTATAA
- the kdsB gene encoding 3-deoxy-manno-octulosonate cytidylyltransferase, whose translation MIIIPARLASTRFPQKVLADIGGLPMVVRTAKAVEHLDRVVIATDDEKIISICKEHNIKAMLTSTTHKSGTDRIHECANILNLDDDEIIINVQADEPFIEPEVVQLLINRLKELQKEKEPFIMGSCYNSINADSAKDPNLVKVVLDNDNNAIYFSRSLIPYNRSGRANYFGHIGIYGFSKKSLKEFCNLSDAPIEDIEGLEQLRAIHHQKKITMLKVASTGFGIDTKEDLARAIEIFL comes from the coding sequence ATGATTATTATTCCTGCACGATTGGCATCTACAAGATTTCCGCAAAAAGTTTTAGCTGATATTGGTGGTTTACCAATGGTCGTTAGAACTGCAAAAGCAGTAGAGCATCTAGATAGAGTTGTTATCGCTACTGATGATGAAAAAATTATTTCTATTTGTAAAGAGCACAATATAAAAGCGATGCTAACATCAACAACACATAAAAGTGGAACAGATAGAATCCATGAATGTGCAAATATTTTAAACTTAGATGATGATGAAATAATTATAAATGTTCAAGCTGATGAACCTTTTATAGAGCCAGAAGTAGTCCAATTACTTATAAATAGACTTAAAGAATTACAAAAAGAAAAAGAGCCTTTTATCATGGGAAGTTGTTATAACTCCATAAATGCAGACTCTGCAAAAGACCCAAATCTTGTAAAAGTTGTACTTGATAATGATAATAATGCCATATATTTTTCACGCTCACTTATCCCGTATAACAGAAGTGGAAGAGCAAACTACTTTGGACACATTGGCATCTATGGATTTTCCAAAAAAAGTTTAAAAGAATTTTGTAATCTTAGTGATGCACCTATCGAAGATATAGAAGGCTTAGAACAACTTCGAGCTATTCATCATCAAAAAAAGATAACTATGCTAAAAGTTGCAAGTACAGGTTTTGGAATTGATACTAAAGAAGATTTAGCAAGAGCTATAGAAATTTTTCTTTAA
- a CDS encoding response regulator, whose protein sequence is MNILIVDDNSNNRMILRLLLEDYEENKNIKFNIEEAEDGREAVSKCNDNNYDIVLMDIMMPNMDGIEATKLIREKNNKVMIIAVSAVNDSARKKEILNNGAEDYITKPVNADIFISRIENYIMLVETRGYKKSNINHINLFTAEVFSRYTNFMINTEDSISEFWEFFLLNSMKKNDNLSDVVRAIFSITEAQIKLSIDANIVIEESEDNEYFTLTNIEKLPKKIVELIVKKNNVSCPYKINVSKISFELKKVYSEKESESVQPVFVKEANEEIASIVEFKSQKLEVFNYLDIEDLSDLEEFANKLKSLMLIVGSDDITFEEVQEIYGYLEKLGIILSSYSEVFVISKALKDLSYNMSDNIYKFIENSENLGAMCSAFSRDMSKWIQMSFYKGAPSVDFMNDTIVVNCETISSMLKLDNNLSNIEDLDDIFDF, encoded by the coding sequence ATGAATATTTTAATAGTAGATGATAATTCTAATAATAGGATGATATTAAGACTACTTCTTGAAGATTATGAAGAAAATAAGAATATAAAATTTAATATAGAAGAAGCTGAAGATGGACGCGAAGCTGTAAGTAAATGTAATGATAATAATTATGACATAGTACTAATGGATATAATGATGCCAAATATGGATGGTATCGAAGCCACTAAACTAATAAGAGAAAAAAATAATAAGGTTATGATTATTGCTGTTTCAGCAGTTAATGATAGTGCTAGAAAAAAAGAAATTTTAAATAATGGTGCAGAAGATTATATAACTAAACCTGTAAATGCTGATATATTTATAAGTAGAATAGAAAATTATATAATGCTTGTTGAAACAAGAGGGTACAAAAAAAGTAATATTAATCATATTAATCTTTTTACAGCAGAAGTTTTTTCAAGATATACAAATTTTATGATTAACACAGAAGATTCTATATCAGAATTTTGGGAATTTTTTCTATTAAATAGTATGAAAAAAAACGATAATTTAAGTGATGTAGTTCGGGCAATTTTTTCTATTACTGAAGCACAAATAAAATTATCTATAGATGCTAATATAGTTATAGAGGAATCAGAAGATAACGAATACTTTACATTAACAAATATAGAAAAACTTCCTAAAAAAATCGTTGAACTTATAGTGAAAAAGAATAATGTATCTTGTCCATATAAAATAAATGTATCAAAAATATCTTTTGAATTAAAAAAAGTATATAGTGAAAAAGAGAGTGAAAGTGTTCAACCTGTTTTTGTTAAAGAAGCAAATGAAGAGATAGCATCTATTGTTGAGTTTAAGTCACAAAAATTGGAAGTTTTTAATTATTTAGATATTGAAGATTTATCTGACTTAGAAGAATTCGCTAATAAGCTAAAATCATTAATGCTAATAGTTGGCAGTGATGATATTACTTTTGAAGAGGTTCAAGAAATATATGGATATTTAGAAAAACTTGGAATAATCCTATCTTCGTATAGTGAAGTTTTTGTAATTTCAAAGGCATTAAAAGATTTATCATATAATATGTCAGATAATATATATAAATTTATAGAAAATTCTGAAAACTTAGGAGCAATGTGTTCAGCTTTTAGTCGTGATATGTCAAAATGGATTCAGATGTCTTTTTATAAAGGTGCACCAAGTGTTGATTTTATGAATGATACTATCGTTGTTAATTGCGAGACAATAAGTTCAATGTTAAAATTAGATAATAATCTTAGTAATATAGAAGATTTAGATGATATCTTTGATTTTTAG
- a CDS encoding ParA family protein, which yields MKTIVISNRKGGSAKTTTAVNIASGLAKHGSVLLIDFDTQGHACIGVGCEPSETLGVHSIFTGHTLSESFIPTVHNNLTLSPALSFFDVYEYSDLRGVLKSRFKRESIAEFFDYCVIDTPPTFDALLKNSLEVADAVVIPFVPHHLGVVAVGQMLRAVYQSASTFSREIADILILPVMFNPHINEHKESLAKVKTSFGADKLLSPIGVDIKLAKQFESGLPIILDEKRSKGMKDYNLCVEELIKRIK from the coding sequence GTGAAAACCATTGTAATTAGCAATAGAAAAGGTGGTTCTGCAAAAACAACAACAGCAGTAAATATCGCAAGCGGTTTAGCAAAACACGGTTCTGTTCTTCTTATAGATTTTGATACTCAAGGACATGCTTGTATTGGTGTTGGTTGTGAACCAAGTGAAACTTTAGGAGTGCATTCTATTTTTACAGGACATACTTTGAGTGAAAGTTTTATACCAACTGTTCATAATAACTTAACTCTATCACCAGCACTTTCTTTTTTTGATGTGTATGAATATTCTGACTTACGAGGTGTATTAAAAAGTCGTTTTAAAAGAGAAAGTATTGCAGAATTTTTTGACTATTGTGTAATAGATACACCTCCAACTTTCGATGCCTTGCTAAAAAATTCTCTTGAAGTAGCAGATGCTGTTGTCATTCCCTTTGTCCCTCATCATTTAGGTGTGGTAGCAGTTGGTCAGATGCTTCGTGCTGTTTATCAGAGTGCTTCAACATTCTCAAGAGAGATAGCAGATATTTTAATACTACCTGTAATGTTTAATCCGCATATAAATGAGCATAAAGAATCATTAGCAAAAGTGAAAACATCTTTTGGAGCAGATAAGCTTTTATCTCCAATTGGAGTAGATATAAAGTTAGCAAAACAGTTTGAATCTGGCTTACCAATTATTTTAGACGAAAAGAGATCTAAGGGCATGAAAGATTATAATCTATGCGTTGAAGAACTTATAAAAAGGATTAAATAA
- a CDS encoding chemotaxis protein CheW has protein sequence MKDLIVFSVGDNRYALDIENIQRIIQMLEISEIPNAHNLIDGMMSYEGKVIKVINFRKLIGLLTYDEELVQFFYKLKKSHQVWIDALESSIKNASTFTKQLDPNKCELGIWLNSFNSYDDKDVEKIFKHLYENHKKLHLVGANILKILKEDKDKAIEEFNKNIYDIFTKTIDDIDSFISKADKVTNSLQKLIIYENNDKVFAVKVDKIEDIAHIEDGDIMSNEDDSNNIFLELLGVLELDDMLINIIKTIKIPS, from the coding sequence ATGAAAGATTTAATAGTTTTTAGTGTTGGAGATAATCGTTATGCTCTTGATATTGAAAATATACAAAGAATAATTCAAATGCTTGAGATAAGTGAGATACCAAATGCTCATAACCTCATAGATGGGATGATGTCTTATGAGGGTAAGGTTATAAAAGTTATTAACTTCCGTAAGTTAATCGGACTATTAACTTATGATGAAGAGCTGGTACAATTTTTTTATAAGCTTAAAAAAAGTCATCAAGTTTGGATAGACGCTTTAGAAAGTTCCATAAAAAATGCTTCTACATTTACAAAACAACTAGATCCAAATAAATGTGAACTTGGTATTTGGTTGAATTCTTTTAATTCTTATGATGATAAAGATGTTGAAAAAATATTTAAGCATCTATATGAAAATCATAAAAAACTTCATTTAGTCGGTGCAAATATCTTGAAGATTTTGAAAGAAGATAAAGATAAAGCAATAGAAGAATTTAACAAAAATATTTATGATATATTTACTAAAACTATTGATGATATAGACTCTTTTATTTCCAAAGCAGATAAAGTTACAAACTCTTTACAGAAGCTTATTATTTATGAAAATAATGATAAAGTTTTTGCAGTAAAAGTAGATAAAATAGAAGATATTGCTCATATTGAAGATGGTGATATTATGAGTAATGAAGATGATAGTAATAATATTTTTTTAGAGCTTTTAGGAGTTCTTGAGTTAGATGATATGTTAATAAATATAATTAAAACTATAAAAATACCAAGTTAG
- a CDS encoding chemotaxis protein CheA, whose protein sequence is MDPLLEQFLSEARENLAFIDQNIEDIGGDDPELLNSVFRAAHTLKGGSGIVGFDSIRDITHHAEDLLDMLRDGRLDFADSMVSALYDAFDEVLNLVEAAEESEGIVEADLKILGTIVSSLSEQMGKSEEKESAWEAGFMVLKDSSSIINIPLNMLDNKSCKKIPFKNQPLSEEFCENDNFYAILFDIDESCMVYGNDPIYTLSLLEDKVLGVHSCISDNNAKSILSGTEDSDGLLLRVQLTAFVKSNYSEIEDALFNFIDELQFLPLDIETLLSIDAGEKGHKIDSLKELSDITNDLDLDGIIEAVERSMELVGVDTLQHAQLQRFIDISSLIKENDIKKLDSFFQNLHKGKVYTIESDANKVTKEHIVQEESVKQESPEIKMEINEHIEQALTNIKTQQLHALEYVKTEDDLQRILLMMQKIKKFTPQMPDDLNTKEEVESFLKSQLGVVKVEEKVELTEPKNEAKIESKIEKNIKAKVEEKTEKKIETKKTVIGKTVKIEQESIDSLMNVAGELLVAKNSLPYLADSVIDLSHEVIKREIMDKYIFINRLTEQLQDLIMGMRMLPISYVFDRYPKLVRDISKKLGKKVKLEMEGGDTKLDKNMIEMLADPMIHIMRNSLDHGIEMPDVREQKGKSAMGNVTLKAYTQSDRIIIEIIDDGAGINVERVASKVLEKGLMTSEKIDNLDENAMAELVLLAGLSTAQEITEFSGRGVGMDVVKKSIESFGGNIGIKTKANEGTTITLTIPMSLAVTSLLHIQMNNIHYGLPMDSVSETVKLERSEIEYLHNEPFVYIRGEVIPLLFIKSMLDEEIMIDEPMSIVVLKIKDNLLAVVVNKFLGQLDVVQKPLAGVMEGHPLFSGTALLGNGQIIMAIDPIGLLGISQNLKEDIAVA, encoded by the coding sequence ATGGATCCTTTATTAGAACAATTTTTAAGTGAAGCAAGAGAAAATTTAGCATTTATAGATCAAAATATTGAAGATATTGGTGGTGATGATCCAGAACTTTTAAACTCTGTTTTTCGTGCAGCACATACTTTAAAAGGTGGAAGTGGGATTGTTGGTTTTGATAGTATTAGAGATATTACTCATCATGCTGAAGACTTACTTGATATGCTAAGAGATGGAAGGTTAGACTTTGCTGATTCTATGGTATCAGCACTTTATGATGCTTTTGATGAAGTTTTAAATTTAGTAGAAGCAGCAGAAGAGAGCGAAGGTATTGTTGAAGCTGATTTAAAAATTTTAGGCACTATTGTTTCAAGTTTAAGTGAACAGATGGGTAAAAGCGAGGAAAAAGAGAGTGCTTGGGAAGCAGGGTTTATGGTGCTAAAAGATAGTTCCTCGATAATTAATATACCTCTTAATATGTTAGATAATAAATCTTGCAAAAAAATACCTTTTAAAAACCAACCTCTAAGTGAAGAATTTTGTGAAAATGATAATTTTTACGCAATTTTGTTTGATATAGATGAATCATGTATGGTTTATGGGAATGATCCTATATATACTCTTTCTCTATTGGAAGATAAAGTTCTTGGTGTTCATTCTTGTATTTCTGATAATAATGCAAAGTCTATTCTTAGTGGAACAGAAGATTCAGATGGCTTACTTTTAAGAGTTCAATTGACTGCTTTTGTAAAATCTAATTACAGTGAAATTGAAGATGCACTTTTTAACTTTATTGATGAACTTCAATTTTTACCTTTAGATATTGAGACCTTACTGAGTATAGATGCTGGAGAAAAAGGGCATAAAATTGACTCTTTAAAAGAGTTAAGTGATATTACTAATGACTTAGATTTAGATGGCATCATTGAAGCAGTTGAGCGTTCTATGGAATTGGTTGGAGTAGATACGCTACAGCATGCACAGCTTCAACGCTTTATTGATATAAGCTCTTTAATAAAAGAAAATGATATTAAAAAATTAGATAGTTTTTTTCAAAATCTTCACAAGGGTAAAGTATATACGATAGAATCAGATGCTAATAAAGTAACAAAAGAACATATTGTCCAAGAAGAAAGTGTAAAGCAAGAGAGTCCTGAAATTAAAATGGAGATAAATGAGCATATAGAACAAGCTCTTACAAACATTAAAACTCAACAGCTTCATGCACTAGAGTATGTTAAAACTGAAGATGATTTGCAAAGAATTTTACTGATGATGCAAAAAATTAAAAAATTTACACCTCAGATGCCAGATGATTTAAACACAAAAGAAGAAGTAGAATCTTTTTTAAAATCTCAACTAGGCGTAGTAAAAGTAGAAGAAAAAGTTGAGTTAACTGAGCCGAAAAATGAGGCAAAAATTGAATCTAAGATAGAAAAAAATATTAAAGCAAAAGTAGAAGAAAAAACAGAGAAAAAAATAGAAACTAAAAAAACAGTTATTGGCAAAACTGTTAAAATTGAACAAGAATCTATAGATAGCCTTATGAATGTAGCTGGAGAACTTTTAGTTGCCAAAAATTCTCTTCCATATTTAGCAGATAGTGTTATTGACTTGAGTCATGAAGTTATAAAACGAGAGATTATGGATAAATATATTTTTATAAATCGTTTGACAGAACAACTTCAAGATCTTATTATGGGTATGAGAATGTTACCAATTTCTTATGTCTTTGATAGATATCCTAAATTAGTTCGTGATATCAGTAAAAAACTTGGTAAAAAAGTAAAACTAGAAATGGAAGGTGGCGACACTAAGTTAGATAAAAATATGATAGAGATGTTGGCTGATCCAATGATTCATATAATGAGAAATTCACTTGACCATGGAATTGAGATGCCAGATGTGCGGGAGCAAAAAGGCAAGAGTGCGATGGGTAATGTAACTCTAAAAGCTTATACTCAATCAGATAGAATAATTATAGAAATTATAGATGATGGTGCAGGGATAAATGTAGAAAGAGTTGCAAGTAAGGTTTTAGAAAAAGGTTTAATGACATCTGAGAAAATAGATAATCTTGATGAAAATGCAATGGCTGAGTTAGTTCTTTTAGCAGGATTATCAACTGCCCAAGAGATAACTGAATTTAGTGGACGCGGTGTGGGAATGGATGTTGTTAAAAAGTCTATAGAGAGTTTTGGTGGTAATATTGGCATCAAAACTAAAGCAAATGAAGGAACAACTATAACTTTAACAATACCAATGTCCTTAGCTGTTACATCTTTGCTTCACATTCAAATGAATAATATTCATTATGGACTTCCTATGGACAGTGTTAGTGAAACTGTTAAGCTCGAGCGTTCAGAGATAGAATACCTTCATAATGAACCATTTGTTTATATTCGTGGTGAAGTTATTCCTCTACTGTTTATTAAATCTATGTTAGATGAAGAAATTATGATAGATGAACCAATGTCAATTGTTGTTTTAAAAATAAAAGATAATTTATTGGCAGTTGTTGTAAATAAATTCTTGGGTCAATTAGATGTGGTTCAAAAACCTTTAGCAGGAGTAATGGAAGGTCATCCTCTTTTTAGTGGAACGGCACTTCTTGGGAATGGACAAATAATTATGGCAATTGACCCAATAGGACTTTTAGGGATTTCACAAAATTTAAAAGAAGATATTGCAGTAGCATAA
- a CDS encoding response regulator, giving the protein MAIIMVVDDSKTVRNYHGAILKSQGFEILEAENGMEALEKSLGISIDLYLVDVNMPIMDGYSFIRDLRKQSPHKTVPVIMVTTQAKEEDKINAFKVGANLFETKPIKPEVLQAYVDILVKS; this is encoded by the coding sequence ATGGCAATTATAATGGTGGTAGATGATTCAAAAACAGTTAGAAATTATCACGGCGCAATTTTGAAGTCTCAAGGTTTTGAGATTTTAGAGGCAGAAAATGGTATGGAAGCATTGGAAAAATCTCTTGGAATATCTATTGATTTATATTTAGTAGATGTAAACATGCCTATAATGGATGGTTACTCTTTTATTCGTGATTTAAGAAAGCAATCTCCTCATAAAACTGTCCCCGTTATTATGGTTACAACTCAAGCAAAAGAAGAAGACAAGATAAATGCTTTTAAAGTTGGAGCAAATCTTTTTGAAACTAAACCTATAAAACCTGAAGTGCTTCAAGCATATGTAGATATATTAGTTAAAAGTTAG
- a CDS encoding response regulator — protein sequence MPLVIFVDDSETALASTRMVTNSMPIEVIQFTEAQTALAEIQAGMTPDLIITDLNMPVMNGLEFLEELRKVPSTGRTPCLMLTTETKAELKQKGKALGLTGWIVKPFNPAQLKQAISRVLRLT from the coding sequence ATGCCATTAGTAATATTTGTAGATGATAGTGAGACAGCTCTAGCTTCAACTAGAATGGTGACAAACTCTATGCCAATAGAAGTGATACAATTTACAGAGGCACAAACAGCGTTAGCTGAGATTCAAGCGGGTATGACACCTGATTTAATAATTACAGACCTTAATATGCCTGTAATGAATGGTCTTGAATTTTTAGAAGAGTTAAGAAAAGTACCATCTACTGGTAGAACACCATGTTTAATGCTAACAACAGAGACTAAAGCAGAATTAAAACAAAAAGGTAAAGCATTGGGACTTACTGGTTGGATTGTTAAACCATTTAATCCAGCACAGTTAAAACAAGCAATTTCAAGAGTGCTAAGATTAACATAG
- a CDS encoding protein-glutamate O-methyltransferase CheR gives MAYLLSKENFAKMSEFVYRKSGIFLEEDKHFDKLAKYVDVRAKELEVDSFRKYFYKLRFEDKSGEEFQALMNGVTVNETYFFREKDQFEVLVNKILPELHEKLPPSKTLRILSSPCSTGEEPYSMILHIVEEANIVEKRDIEVVGIDIDSTVIQKAIKAKYTERSVHAIPKKILAKWFNKKSLGYQLGDDLLGSVDFQVANIFDKAQMRKLGKFDVIFSRNMLIYFDDASRKEVAMTFYDMLNPGGYVLLGHAEYMSRIVSVFKAKKIDTTLIYQK, from the coding sequence ATGGCATACTTGTTGTCAAAAGAAAATTTTGCAAAAATGAGTGAGTTTGTGTATAGAAAAAGTGGTATTTTTCTTGAAGAAGATAAACATTTTGATAAATTAGCAAAATATGTAGATGTGAGAGCAAAAGAGCTAGAAGTTGATAGTTTTAGAAAATACTTTTATAAACTTCGTTTTGAAGATAAGTCGGGAGAAGAATTTCAAGCACTTATGAATGGTGTAACTGTAAATGAAACATATTTTTTTAGAGAAAAAGATCAGTTTGAAGTTTTAGTGAATAAAATTTTGCCAGAATTGCATGAAAAACTTCCTCCTTCTAAAACTCTTAGAATATTATCTTCTCCATGTTCAACTGGAGAAGAACCTTATTCTATGATACTCCATATAGTTGAAGAGGCTAATATTGTTGAGAAAAGAGATATAGAAGTTGTGGGTATAGATATTGATTCAACAGTGATTCAAAAGGCAATAAAAGCAAAATATACAGAACGCTCTGTTCATGCGATACCAAAGAAAATTTTAGCTAAATGGTTTAATAAAAAGTCTTTGGGTTATCAACTTGGAGATGATTTGCTAGGAAGTGTTGATTTTCAAGTGGCAAATATATTTGATAAAGCACAGATGCGTAAGTTAGGTAAATTTGATGTTATTTTTTCTAGAAATATGCTTATATATTTTGATGATGCTTCCAGAAAAGAGGTTGCAATGACATTTTACGATATGTTAAATCCTGGTGGATATGTTTTGTTAGGACATGCCGAATATATGAGTCGCATAGTGTCTGTTTTTAAAGCAAAAAAAATAGACACTACTTTGATTTATCAAAAGTAA
- a CDS encoding HEAT repeat domain-containing protein: MALIKEHVKQEVENLPEFTTLQDAISYFESNINSDNKDYAIEEIVKFDGGGKYLVTCIGKEEHVEKNYLTKIASVISSMDPAIAPIEDIMELLKLNNAYIRNLGISILRDFGHEIKYYIVKFLIGDDRDLRIFAINVLGDVDFAESRDMLVELLEDEQDINVAMTAVDYMAEIGEEKDIELLESLKTRFDGEFYVEFAVDGAVKMIRG; encoded by the coding sequence ATGGCTTTAATTAAAGAACATGTTAAGCAAGAAGTTGAAAATTTACCAGAATTCACAACACTTCAAGATGCAATAAGCTATTTTGAGTCAAACATAAACAGCGATAACAAAGACTACGCAATAGAAGAAATTGTAAAGTTTGATGGAGGGGGAAAATACTTGGTTACTTGTATAGGCAAAGAGGAACATGTTGAAAAAAATTATTTAACAAAAATAGCCTCAGTTATTTCGAGTATGGATCCTGCAATTGCACCTATTGAAGATATTATGGAGTTACTTAAACTCAATAATGCGTATATAAGAAACTTAGGTATCTCTATATTAAGAGATTTTGGTCATGAAATTAAATACTATATTGTTAAGTTTTTAATAGGTGATGATAGAGACCTAAGAATTTTTGCTATTAATGTTTTAGGTGATGTTGATTTTGCTGAATCAAGAGATATGTTAGTTGAACTTTTAGAAGATGAACAAGATATAAATGTGGCAATGACAGCAGTTGATTATATGGCTGAAATAGGAGAAGAAAAAGATATAGAACTTTTGGAGTCATTAAAAACAAGATTTGATGGTGAGTTCTATGTAGAATTTGCTGTAGATGGTGCAGTAAAAATGATTAGGGGGTAG